The following are encoded together in the Monodelphis domestica isolate mMonDom1 chromosome 5, mMonDom1.pri, whole genome shotgun sequence genome:
- the SMIM30 gene encoding small integral membrane protein 30, with protein sequence MASVGDISKALLVLISLLCVLPVVEAVEAGDGIALLLGMFLSLTGICACLGIYARKRNGQM encoded by the coding sequence ATGGCTTCAGTCGGAGATATCTCCAAAGCGCTCCTAGTCCTCATTTCACTGCTCTGTGTGCTGCCTGTTGTTGAAGCAGTAGAAGCCGGAGATGGCATAGCACTTCTGCTGGGCATGTTTCTCAGCCTTACGGGCATCTGTGCCTGTTTGGGAATATACGCCAGGAAGAGGAATGGACAGATGTGA